A window of Chitinophaga sp. MM2321 contains these coding sequences:
- a CDS encoding TonB-dependent receptor, whose product MKKIFRLLMLACVFPLFVNAQQKTISGRVTDAKDGSPLYGVSVFVHDNTGKRAGVTTNAQGVYTFNAPAGATEISFSFVGMKDATEPINGRTTINVKMTANEELLGSVVVVGYGTKRKETLTGAVTNITAKEIQTTTNVSLAQKLQGKVAGLQIRQLGGEPGTFDNMINIRGFGTPLFVIDGIARDGSSEFQRLNADDIESVSFLKDASAAIYGLRAANGVIIVTTKKGTAGKTAFSYNGVVGFMKPTDVPQMANAAQWIQMRNDAAVLGGGSPFLTREEMQKYIDGVPGYESTDWYDEAMKKSAMQQQHNLSASGGTEKTQYFVSLGYVSEAGLLKSGDMGFRKYNIRSNLTTELSKNLKAEVFLAGRYDKRDQPGENFFNIFKGTRVTLPTEKPYANNNPLYPAVVTPSNQNPLTLSDKSITGYDESINRNFQSAIALTYTIPAVPGLSLRAMGSYDMNSYSAKNVSKGYNLYTYVDDQYIKQPQRKGAAAITNNYGNNNRVTLQGQVNYNRQIAGKHNVGGVLVVEQQQYWNRNAFLKRYYDFYTSDQINAAGKAKQENDGSEQQTASLSYVGRFNYDYNSKYLVEFAFRQDGSYRYNPNKRWGFFPVVSGGWRISEENFIKQKVKAISNLKLRASYGLVGEDAGNPFQYIAGYSTSGGGSYEFENGTLINGAASPAIVNEQLTWFTSKVTDIGIDVGLWNNQFNLEFDVYRRDRSGLLARRNVSLPNTFGGTLPEENLNSDRVQGFDFTISYNNRKHDFQYGVSANFNYSRTMNRYVERGPFTNSYDKWRNGSANRYNDVVWGYTYLGQFQNADEIANYPIQNGDQANIRELPGDFKYKDVNNDGVIDDRDLLPIFTGGVGTNDNQNPSSKNPHMYYGLTLNAAYKGFDLNMLFQGSAMYTVRFSEVYAEVLAFRGNTPAYFFDRWHKEDPYDPASEWIAGKWPASRFNGDVGKMYAESSVWRKDASYVRLKSVELGYTFNPKLYKAAGIQKIRVFANAYNVFTVANSFVKPFDPERLEGLFNAGFNYPLTKTYNFGVNLNF is encoded by the coding sequence ATGAAGAAGATCTTTCGGCTACTGATGCTGGCCTGCGTCTTCCCTCTCTTCGTTAATGCCCAACAGAAAACGATCAGCGGGAGAGTAACAGACGCGAAAGATGGTTCCCCGCTCTATGGTGTAAGCGTATTCGTGCATGACAACACCGGTAAAAGAGCAGGTGTAACCACCAACGCCCAGGGTGTATACACCTTCAATGCACCAGCCGGTGCTACTGAAATCTCTTTTTCTTTCGTTGGCATGAAAGACGCCACGGAACCTATTAACGGCAGAACAACGATCAACGTAAAAATGACTGCCAACGAAGAACTGCTGGGCAGTGTGGTAGTAGTAGGTTATGGTACCAAAAGAAAAGAAACCCTTACCGGCGCCGTAACAAACATTACCGCTAAAGAGATCCAGACCACCACCAACGTCAGCCTCGCACAAAAACTGCAAGGCAAGGTGGCCGGCTTGCAGATCCGCCAGCTGGGCGGTGAACCCGGTACTTTCGACAACATGATCAACATCCGCGGCTTCGGTACCCCCCTCTTCGTTATTGATGGTATTGCCCGCGACGGTTCCTCAGAATTCCAGCGACTGAATGCAGATGATATCGAAAGCGTATCATTCCTGAAAGATGCATCGGCGGCTATTTACGGTCTTCGTGCAGCCAATGGCGTTATCATCGTCACGACCAAGAAAGGCACCGCCGGTAAAACTGCGTTCAGCTACAACGGCGTAGTCGGTTTTATGAAACCAACAGACGTACCTCAAATGGCCAACGCAGCACAATGGATACAGATGCGCAACGACGCGGCTGTACTGGGCGGCGGTAGTCCCTTTCTCACCAGGGAAGAAATGCAGAAATATATCGATGGCGTGCCCGGTTATGAAAGTACCGACTGGTACGATGAAGCCATGAAAAAATCGGCCATGCAGCAGCAGCATAACCTGTCTGCTTCCGGTGGTACAGAAAAAACACAATACTTTGTAAGCCTGGGCTATGTATCAGAAGCCGGTCTGCTTAAATCAGGCGACATGGGCTTCCGCAAATACAACATTCGCTCAAATCTCACCACAGAACTTTCTAAAAATCTGAAAGCAGAAGTATTCCTCGCCGGCAGATATGATAAAAGAGATCAGCCCGGCGAAAACTTCTTCAACATCTTCAAAGGAACACGTGTTACGTTGCCTACTGAAAAACCGTATGCCAACAACAACCCGTTGTATCCTGCCGTGGTAACGCCTTCCAATCAAAACCCGCTGACACTGTCCGATAAAAGCATTACCGGATATGATGAAAGTATCAACCGCAACTTCCAGTCAGCTATTGCACTGACTTATACCATACCTGCCGTACCGGGGCTTTCCCTCCGCGCCATGGGATCGTATGATATGAACAGCTATTCCGCAAAAAATGTGTCCAAAGGATATAACCTGTATACTTATGTAGATGACCAGTACATCAAGCAACCGCAAAGAAAAGGCGCTGCCGCTATTACCAACAACTATGGTAACAATAACCGCGTTACCCTGCAGGGACAAGTGAACTATAACAGGCAGATTGCAGGGAAACATAATGTAGGCGGCGTATTGGTAGTAGAACAACAACAATACTGGAACCGCAACGCTTTCCTCAAAAGGTATTATGACTTCTACACCAGTGACCAGATCAATGCAGCCGGTAAAGCCAAACAGGAAAACGACGGCAGCGAACAACAAACCGCCAGTCTCTCTTATGTAGGCAGGTTTAACTACGACTACAACAGCAAATACCTGGTGGAATTTGCATTCAGACAGGATGGTTCTTACCGCTATAACCCCAATAAAAGATGGGGCTTCTTCCCGGTTGTTTCCGGCGGATGGAGAATTTCAGAAGAGAATTTCATCAAACAAAAAGTAAAAGCGATCTCCAACCTCAAGCTGCGCGCATCTTACGGGCTGGTAGGTGAAGATGCCGGTAATCCCTTTCAATACATTGCGGGATACTCTACCAGTGGAGGTGGCAGCTATGAATTTGAAAACGGTACCCTCATCAACGGCGCCGCTTCACCCGCCATAGTAAACGAACAACTTACCTGGTTTACATCAAAAGTAACAGACATCGGTATAGATGTCGGCCTGTGGAACAATCAATTCAATCTTGAATTCGATGTATACCGCAGAGACAGAAGCGGTTTGCTGGCAAGACGCAACGTATCGCTGCCAAATACTTTCGGGGGCACGCTGCCGGAAGAAAACCTGAACAGCGACCGGGTACAGGGATTTGACTTTACCATCTCCTACAACAACCGTAAACACGACTTCCAATACGGCGTCTCCGCTAACTTCAACTACTCACGTACCATGAACCGCTACGTAGAAAGAGGCCCCTTCACCAACAGCTATGATAAATGGCGCAATGGATCGGCCAACCGCTACAATGATGTGGTATGGGGATATACTTACTTAGGCCAGTTCCAGAACGCAGATGAAATAGCCAACTACCCGATTCAGAATGGTGATCAGGCCAATATCCGCGAACTACCAGGTGATTTTAAATACAAGGATGTGAATAACGATGGCGTGATCGACGACCGGGACCTGCTGCCTATCTTCACCGGTGGCGTAGGTACCAACGACAATCAGAATCCATCTTCCAAAAATCCCCACATGTATTATGGTCTTACTTTAAACGCTGCCTATAAAGGATTCGACCTCAACATGCTGTTCCAGGGCTCCGCTATGTACACCGTGCGCTTCAGCGAAGTATATGCGGAGGTACTGGCATTCAGGGGCAATACACCCGCTTACTTCTTCGACAGATGGCACAAGGAAGATCCTTACGATCCGGCAAGTGAATGGATTGCAGGCAAATGGCCCGCTTCCCGGTTCAATGGTGATGTTGGAAAGATGTATGCAGAAAGCTCCGTATGGAGAAAAGATGCTTCCTATGTGCGGTTAAAAAGCGTAGAACTGGGCTACACCTTCAACCCGAAATTGTATAAAGCGGCAGGCATACAGAAGATAAGGGTATTTGCCAATGCCTACAATGTTTTCACCGTTGCCAATTCGTTTGTTAAACCATTTGATCCGGAAAGGCTGGAAGGCTTGTTCAATGCAGGGTTTAACTATCCGCTTACAAAGACATACAATTTTGGTGTGAACCTTAACTTCTAA
- a CDS encoding RagB/SusD family nutrient uptake outer membrane protein, protein MKLYKCSILFLVTGMMLFGCNRVLDLKPTDKIRAEDLFGDPEGTKLYMANLYYQLPVEDFAFFRTGPNDNGFNYNGQDPNNGGFAPAMQTDEAVHTEFGDFIGDNDFRWWEAGYKLIRDVNLLTDVIPTLQISEEEKNALTGESAFIKAFAYFGLAKRYGGVSLIKGTQKYSSDVESLKVPRSTEKETWDYVMELCDIAISNLGADKGRRASKWTAYALKSRAALHAASIAKFGPAAPLSGDAVTQKLVGLDPSAADGYYQLSIAASEALITQGGYSLYKPNPANPEEAAENYRQLFQDPNIAKEEAIMIKGFTLPGNYQGHNYDIWYQPAQVANGWPHPGRMNPTLDFADAYERYDNPGYSAPIVTTVDGNVTDYNGYSPTKDYIRFDSPNDIFKGKDARLWGTTVLPSTNWKNIPIIIQAGYVKPDGQAVIRVKDEITISGTTYYTYGAPSTTQYSGFDTYGGNNTRTGFSFKKFMNQNAPVVAGWNQSTTDFIEFRYAEVLLNYAEAVVESGKGNAAAAAKALNDIRRRAGHTTDIPLTAANVQRERRVELAFENKRFWDLIRRREYHTAFNNRMLHSLMPLQDLRALPAKKYIFVRVNVPNSNPKTFEPKAYYRPIPGIGANGLVQNPQY, encoded by the coding sequence ATGAAGCTATATAAATGCAGTATACTATTTCTTGTTACAGGCATGATGCTCTTCGGCTGTAACAGGGTGCTGGACCTGAAGCCTACCGATAAGATCAGGGCGGAAGATCTCTTTGGCGATCCCGAAGGCACCAAATTATACATGGCAAACCTGTATTACCAGCTGCCGGTAGAAGATTTTGCATTCTTCAGGACCGGTCCCAATGACAATGGTTTCAACTATAACGGGCAGGACCCCAACAACGGTGGTTTTGCACCAGCCATGCAAACCGACGAAGCGGTGCACACTGAATTCGGCGACTTTATAGGTGATAACGATTTCAGGTGGTGGGAAGCCGGTTATAAACTGATCAGGGATGTTAACCTGTTAACAGATGTGATCCCCACGTTACAGATTTCGGAGGAAGAAAAAAATGCCCTCACCGGTGAAAGTGCTTTCATCAAAGCATTCGCCTATTTCGGGCTGGCAAAAAGATATGGCGGTGTATCGCTGATCAAAGGCACCCAGAAATACAGCAGTGATGTAGAATCACTGAAAGTACCCAGGAGCACTGAAAAAGAAACATGGGACTATGTGATGGAACTCTGTGATATTGCTATCAGTAACCTGGGGGCCGACAAAGGCCGCCGTGCTTCCAAATGGACCGCTTACGCCCTGAAATCACGTGCAGCACTACACGCAGCTTCTATTGCCAAATTCGGCCCTGCTGCTCCCTTATCAGGTGATGCGGTAACACAGAAACTGGTGGGTCTGGATCCTTCCGCAGCAGATGGCTACTATCAGCTCTCTATCGCGGCTTCCGAGGCACTGATCACTCAGGGTGGTTACTCGCTGTACAAACCAAATCCCGCCAACCCGGAAGAAGCAGCAGAAAATTACCGGCAGCTTTTCCAGGACCCGAATATTGCAAAGGAAGAAGCCATCATGATCAAAGGCTTTACCTTACCCGGCAATTACCAGGGCCACAACTACGATATCTGGTATCAGCCCGCCCAGGTGGCCAATGGCTGGCCGCATCCAGGCAGGATGAATCCCACACTGGACTTTGCAGATGCCTATGAAAGGTATGATAATCCAGGATACAGTGCGCCTATCGTGACCACCGTAGATGGCAACGTAACTGACTATAACGGTTACAGCCCTACGAAAGATTATATCCGCTTCGATTCACCCAACGATATCTTCAAAGGTAAAGATGCGCGACTATGGGGTACAACCGTATTACCATCCACCAACTGGAAAAATATTCCCATCATCATACAGGCGGGATATGTAAAACCGGATGGACAGGCAGTGATCCGCGTGAAGGATGAAATCACCATCAGCGGCACCACCTATTACACATACGGCGCCCCCAGCACCACCCAATACTCCGGCTTCGATACCTACGGCGGCAACAACACCCGCACCGGCTTCTCCTTTAAAAAATTCATGAATCAGAACGCACCGGTTGTTGCAGGATGGAACCAGAGTACCACCGACTTTATAGAATTCCGCTATGCGGAAGTATTGCTGAACTACGCAGAAGCTGTAGTGGAAAGCGGTAAAGGCAACGCAGCGGCTGCTGCCAAAGCCCTGAACGATATCCGCAGACGCGCAGGACATACCACCGACATTCCTTTAACAGCAGCCAATGTACAACGCGAAAGAAGAGTGGAACTGGCCTTCGAAAACAAACGTTTCTGGGACCTCATCCGCAGAAGGGAATATCATACTGCCTTTAACAACAGGATGCTGCATTCCTTAATGCCGCTACAGGACCTGAGAGCACTGCCCGCCAAAAAATATATTTTCGTACGCGTAAATGTGCCCAATTCCAATCCTAAAACATTTGAACCAAAAGCTTACTACCGCCCTATCCCCGGCATCGGTGCGAACGGCCTGGTACAAAATCCACAGTATTGA
- a CDS encoding DUF3823 domain-containing protein, whose product MKNKFSYILFAAALAMTSCKKDNYDGPTAGLSGNFVDVKTNELVEQDIIRGTTIEIIEHGYDPVTPQYLTVKTDGTYDNSLLFANTYTVNPVRGNFIATTPQDVDIKGQTKLDFTVTPYIRLKDVSITRNGAKVVATFKLEQNVPNNVKKIGLYAHQDSRVGEPMRQEATEQQLNAVSDPNQVYTLEIDLPSHTSSLKPGNKYYFRVGALIDVGEAKPNYAKAVVLDI is encoded by the coding sequence ATGAAAAATAAATTCAGCTATATACTCTTTGCAGCAGCACTGGCAATGACTTCCTGCAAAAAAGATAATTACGACGGGCCTACCGCCGGATTAAGCGGTAATTTTGTCGATGTCAAAACCAATGAACTCGTAGAACAGGATATCATCCGTGGCACCACTATCGAGATCATTGAACATGGCTACGATCCTGTGACACCGCAATACCTCACCGTTAAAACGGATGGTACTTACGATAACAGCCTCCTTTTTGCCAACACGTACACCGTCAATCCGGTGAGGGGCAATTTCATTGCTACCACGCCGCAGGATGTGGACATCAAAGGACAAACAAAGCTCGACTTTACCGTAACGCCCTACATCCGCCTGAAAGATGTGAGCATCACCAGGAACGGGGCCAAAGTGGTGGCCACTTTCAAGCTGGAACAAAACGTTCCTAACAACGTCAAAAAAATAGGTTTATACGCCCACCAGGACTCCCGTGTTGGTGAACCCATGCGGCAGGAAGCAACAGAACAGCAGCTCAACGCCGTGTCAGATCCCAACCAGGTATACACACTGGAAATAGATCTGCCATCACACACTTCCTCCCTCAAACCGGGCAACAAATACTACTTCCGCGTAGGCGCCCTTATTGATGTAGGAGAAGCCAAACCGAATTATGCAAAAGCAGTGGTATTGGATATATAA
- a CDS encoding glycoside hydrolase family 71/99-like protein has protein sequence MKQISLSLLLSFFFISVCCSSKKTGTDAPPPGPPVAVKDTVYDETGCQYTSYNKLVMAGYQGWFAADGDDSQRGWYHYRNGRCGGFFPGCAAVDFWPDMTEYTKQYKSPFKFADGSDAFLYSPYDEETVDLHFKWMKDYGIDGVFMQRFVGEIKNTNPSGKRHFNKVLENALKAAKKYNRAICIMYDLSGCSSDDVAYLEQDWNELQSLFSLFDNKQHPTYVRHNGKPLLSIWGVGFNDNRKYTIADVDKLVGKLKGANNRVSVMLGVPYYWRTLNNDTENSTLLHTLVKKSDIIMPWAVGRYNMDSYNNVAIGLAADIQWCKSNKVDYVPLVFPGFSWGNLQDGKADYNAIPRLKGDFLWKQVAGAKQAGAQTLYVAMFDEIDEGTAIYKCAKEANLPVNGDHKFVGIENELDSDYYLWLTGQAAKWFHGESNLNATKPVR, from the coding sequence ATGAAGCAGATAAGCCTGTCACTGTTATTATCCTTTTTCTTCATCAGTGTATGTTGTTCCAGTAAAAAAACGGGTACAGATGCACCGCCGCCGGGGCCGCCGGTGGCCGTAAAAGACACCGTGTATGATGAAACCGGTTGCCAGTACACTTCTTATAACAAACTCGTTATGGCTGGCTACCAGGGCTGGTTTGCTGCCGACGGCGATGACTCGCAACGTGGCTGGTATCATTACCGGAACGGCCGCTGTGGTGGTTTCTTTCCCGGATGCGCCGCGGTGGATTTCTGGCCCGACATGACCGAATATACAAAGCAATATAAATCACCCTTCAAATTTGCGGATGGTTCGGATGCTTTTCTCTATAGTCCCTACGATGAAGAAACCGTAGACCTTCACTTTAAATGGATGAAAGATTATGGTATTGATGGTGTATTCATGCAACGGTTTGTTGGTGAAATAAAAAACACCAACCCTTCCGGCAAAAGACATTTTAATAAAGTGCTGGAAAATGCATTGAAGGCGGCAAAAAAATACAACCGCGCTATCTGTATCATGTATGACCTCAGCGGCTGTAGCAGTGATGATGTAGCCTACCTGGAACAGGACTGGAATGAACTGCAATCGTTGTTCTCTCTCTTTGATAACAAGCAACATCCAACTTATGTAAGGCATAACGGTAAACCGCTGTTATCCATATGGGGCGTTGGTTTCAACGACAACAGGAAATATACCATTGCAGATGTGGACAAGCTGGTGGGAAAACTGAAAGGCGCTAACAACCGTGTATCTGTTATGCTGGGCGTGCCTTATTACTGGCGTACCCTCAACAATGATACGGAGAACTCCACCCTCCTGCATACCCTCGTCAAAAAATCGGATATCATTATGCCCTGGGCAGTGGGCCGTTATAACATGGATAGCTACAACAATGTAGCCATCGGACTGGCTGCCGATATACAGTGGTGCAAGAGTAATAAAGTGGATTATGTACCGCTGGTATTTCCTGGTTTCAGCTGGGGAAATCTGCAAGATGGAAAAGCAGACTACAACGCTATCCCACGGCTCAAAGGTGACTTCTTATGGAAACAGGTGGCCGGTGCAAAACAGGCGGGCGCACAAACATTGTACGTAGCAATGTTCGATGAAATTGATGAAGGAACGGCCATTTATAAATGTGCGAAAGAAGCCAATCTTCCGGTAAATGGCGACCATAAATTTGTGGGTATTGAAAATGAGCTGGACTCCGATTATTATCTATGGCTTACCGGGCAGGCAGCTAAATGGTTTCATGGTGAAAGCAATTTGAATGCAACGAAGCCGGTACGTTAA
- a CDS encoding response regulator transcription factor: MKVLIIEDEPALRASIREYLEHQGLICETAADFNQAIDKVNDFGYDCIVADIGLPMGSGLDVVKELKILKSKAGIIIISAKDSLEDKLYGLELGADDYLTKPFHLSELNARINAILRRKNFDGDTTITFFEITVMPASKTVLVHDKSVTLTGKEYQLLLYFIANQHRVVTKAALAGHLWGDAYDQAGSYDFIYTHIKNLRKKLIEAGGEDYIKTVYGTGYRFG, encoded by the coding sequence ATGAAAGTGCTGATCATAGAAGATGAACCCGCGCTGCGGGCTAGTATCCGGGAATATCTCGAACACCAGGGACTTATCTGTGAAACAGCCGCCGATTTTAACCAGGCCATAGATAAAGTCAACGACTTCGGGTATGACTGTATTGTAGCAGACATCGGCCTGCCCATGGGAAGCGGATTGGATGTGGTGAAAGAACTGAAAATACTCAAATCCAAAGCCGGTATCATTATTATCTCCGCCAAAGATTCACTGGAAGATAAACTTTACGGATTGGAGCTGGGCGCAGATGATTATCTCACCAAACCTTTCCATCTCTCTGAACTAAATGCCCGGATCAACGCTATTCTCCGGCGCAAAAACTTTGATGGCGATACCACTATCACCTTCTTCGAAATTACGGTTATGCCGGCGTCGAAGACAGTGCTGGTACATGATAAGTCTGTTACGCTAACCGGTAAGGAATACCAGTTGCTGCTGTACTTTATTGCCAATCAGCACCGGGTGGTTACCAAAGCCGCGCTGGCAGGCCACCTCTGGGGAGATGCCTACGACCAGGCCGGATCATACGATTTCATTTATACACACATTAAAAATCTCCGCAAAAAACTCATTGAAGCAGGCGGCGAAGATTATATCAAAACAGTATACGGAACAGGATACCGGTTTGGATAA
- a CDS encoding HAMP domain-containing sensor histidine kinase: MKLLTKTTLYFLLIMLPVFTIGAFYLFYKFNKEIKHETDEELVNDKLHWLRYLDTASVNNPILSINTQEFQLSPTDQPLQQKHQLRGVNLYQETEDMKAPFRELSQVISFHDKNYQLVLRKSLIEKDDLVKNIVHVMLFAFGGLLLFALLSNWFISKKIWKPFYLSLEKIKQLQLNKMEVLSLKPTPTHEFNQLHTALNHMAARIHQDYTNMKELTEDAAHEMQTPLAIVQSKLELLLQDETLTEEQMKNILQSYDELQRLSRLNHNLLLLAKIENQQYPVTGQPDLVAVVEKYLLLFEELAKEKQLTIETTMTAPAPWPLHPALADILVSNLLGNAIKYNTVEGQIQISLSGTFFSITNSSQLPEIPAGSLFQRFKKHNPGYSGSNGLGLAIVKKIADSYQLSIHYKYDQGHHTFTVSY; this comes from the coding sequence ATGAAATTACTCACCAAAACCACCCTCTATTTCTTACTGATCATGCTGCCGGTGTTCACCATCGGCGCATTTTACCTCTTCTATAAATTCAATAAAGAAATTAAACACGAAACAGATGAGGAGCTTGTAAACGACAAATTGCACTGGCTCCGCTACCTCGACACTGCCAGCGTTAATAACCCCATATTAAGCATCAACACACAGGAATTTCAACTGTCACCCACAGACCAACCCTTGCAGCAAAAGCATCAGCTCCGGGGTGTCAACCTGTACCAGGAAACAGAAGATATGAAAGCCCCTTTCCGCGAGCTTTCACAGGTGATCAGCTTCCATGATAAAAACTATCAACTGGTATTACGGAAATCGCTGATAGAAAAAGATGATCTTGTAAAAAATATAGTACATGTAATGCTTTTCGCCTTCGGCGGATTATTACTTTTTGCTTTACTTTCCAACTGGTTTATCAGTAAAAAAATATGGAAGCCGTTCTATCTTTCTCTGGAAAAAATCAAACAGCTACAGCTGAATAAAATGGAGGTATTATCACTCAAACCTACCCCTACCCACGAATTCAACCAGCTGCACACAGCACTCAACCACATGGCCGCCCGCATCCACCAGGACTATACCAATATGAAAGAGCTGACAGAAGATGCCGCCCATGAAATGCAGACGCCGCTGGCTATTGTTCAGAGTAAACTGGAACTACTGTTGCAGGATGAAACATTGACAGAAGAACAAATGAAAAATATCCTGCAGAGTTATGATGAGCTCCAGCGCCTGTCACGCCTCAATCATAACCTGCTGCTGCTGGCCAAGATCGAAAACCAGCAATACCCCGTTACCGGGCAACCCGACCTCGTGGCCGTAGTAGAAAAATACCTGCTACTATTTGAAGAACTGGCTAAAGAAAAACAGCTCACCATTGAAACAACCATGACAGCACCCGCCCCATGGCCGCTACATCCCGCACTGGCAGACATTCTCGTGAGCAACCTGTTGGGCAATGCCATCAAATATAATACGGTCGAAGGTCAGATCCAGATCAGTTTATCCGGTACTTTTTTTAGTATCACTAACAGCAGCCAGCTCCCTGAAATACCTGCGGGCAGTCTCTTTCAGCGTTTTAAAAAACACAACCCGGGATACTCCGGCTCCAATGGCCTGGGCCTGGCCATCGTCAAAAAAATAGCCGATTCTTACCAGTTATCTATCCACTACAAGTATGACCAGGGGCATCATACGTTCACCGTCAGTTATTAA
- a CDS encoding sulfatase-like hydrolase/transferase, giving the protein MKSAKNRYAVLFGFIFLFLVLSFLVRSALLIWSYPQSGLTMTGILSIFAKGLVFDTGVALFFTIAYALYLLLLPQRLNNTMVNRAFTYTGYFLATMLVIFSFFAEFTFWGEYAGRFDFIAVDYLIYTYEVISNINQSYPLPLLIGGVLLATAFLTWLLIRRGTFRRSFQSRTPFGKRLLIFGGLLAATLVHIFFINNAWADKSKNRYQQELSKAGIYAFVSAYLNNELAYDKYYLLEDEPTAFTQVRGLLQSPDAKYLENDNSIYRHITDTATPVMPNVIMVTIESFSADFMTRFGNTEHITPVLDSIAKEGILFTNMYATGTRTVRGMEALTLAVPPTPGQSIVRRKGNENLFSAATIFRKEGYQPTFFYGGDGYFDNMNMFFGNNGYDITDRLRHRLVNDRIAGIRTNIPDSAVRFENAWGVCDEDIYDAAIKSADEKYAAGKPFYDFIMTTSNHRPYTYPGGKIDIPSGTSREGAVKYTDYAIGQLLQKIRNKPWFSNTVIIFVADHCASSAGKNEIEVSKYHIPCIFYNVPGATAQEIPVMCSQIDIYPTLLGLLHWSYDSNFFGKNVLDSTYQPRTLVSTYQKLAYLEPGKLLILSPQQKAQCFSWNQLKNEQHPVPMDSALLQRSIATYQTAYSLFKNGGMKK; this is encoded by the coding sequence ATGAAATCAGCTAAAAACCGGTATGCCGTACTGTTCGGCTTTATATTCTTATTCCTCGTCCTATCCTTTCTTGTAAGATCGGCTTTGCTGATATGGTCTTACCCGCAATCCGGCCTCACCATGACCGGCATTCTTTCCATTTTTGCAAAAGGGTTGGTATTTGATACCGGCGTCGCACTTTTCTTTACGATCGCTTATGCGCTCTACCTGTTGCTCCTGCCACAACGGCTGAATAACACGATGGTGAACCGCGCCTTTACCTATACCGGTTATTTCCTGGCAACCATGCTTGTCATCTTTTCCTTCTTTGCAGAATTTACTTTCTGGGGAGAATATGCAGGGCGTTTCGACTTCATCGCGGTAGATTACCTCATCTATACCTACGAGGTGATCAGTAATATCAACCAGTCGTATCCCCTGCCATTGCTGATTGGCGGCGTATTGCTGGCTACCGCTTTCCTCACCTGGCTACTTATCCGGCGGGGTACTTTCCGCCGCAGCTTCCAGTCCCGCACGCCTTTTGGCAAGCGGCTCCTTATTTTTGGCGGCTTGCTGGCGGCAACACTTGTTCATATCTTTTTTATAAATAATGCCTGGGCAGATAAAAGCAAGAACCGCTATCAGCAGGAACTATCCAAAGCCGGTATCTATGCTTTTGTTTCCGCTTACCTGAATAATGAACTGGCATACGATAAATATTATTTGCTGGAAGATGAACCAACCGCCTTTACACAGGTGCGCGGATTGCTACAGTCGCCGGATGCAAAGTACCTGGAAAATGATAACAGCATTTACCGGCATATAACGGATACGGCTACACCGGTTATGCCCAACGTGATCATGGTGACCATTGAAAGCTTCAGCGCCGACTTCATGACGCGCTTCGGCAATACAGAACACATCACACCGGTACTGGACAGTATCGCCAAAGAAGGTATCCTGTTTACCAACATGTACGCCACCGGCACACGCACCGTAAGAGGTATGGAAGCCCTCACCCTGGCGGTTCCGCCTACACCCGGTCAGAGCATTGTACGGCGGAAAGGGAATGAAAACCTCTTCTCCGCAGCCACTATATTCCGGAAAGAAGGCTACCAGCCCACTTTCTTCTATGGCGGCGATGGCTATTTCGATAATATGAACATGTTCTTCGGCAACAATGGCTACGATATTACCGATCGCCTGCGTCACCGCCTGGTAAACGACCGTATCGCGGGCATTCGTACCAATATCCCCGACAGCGCCGTTCGTTTCGAGAATGCCTGGGGTGTTTGTGACGAAGACATCTATGATGCGGCCATCAAAAGTGCAGATGAAAAGTATGCGGCCGGCAAGCCTTTTTACGATTTCATCATGACCACCTCCAATCACCGCCCATATACCTATCCCGGCGGCAAAATAGATATCCCTTCCGGTACCAGCCGTGAAGGCGCCGTAAAATATACCGACTACGCCATCGGCCAGCTGTTGCAAAAGATCCGCAACAAACCCTGGTTCAGCAATACCGTTATTATTTTCGTAGCAGACCATTGCGCCAGCAGCGCCGGTAAAAATGAAATAGAAGTCAGCAAATACCACATCCCCTGCATCTTCTATAATGTTCCCGGCGCTACTGCACAGGAAATCCCTGTCATGTGCTCACAGATAGACATCTACCCCACATTGCTGGGGCTATTGCATTGGTCGTACGACAGTAACTTCTTTGGCAAAAATGTGCTGGACTCCACCTATCAGCCCCGTACCCTGGTGAGCACCTATCAGAAACTGGCCTATCTCGAACCCGGCAAGCTACTCATTCTCAGCCCCCAGCAAAAGGCACAGTGCTTTTCGTGGAACCAGCTAAAGAATGAACAACACCCTGTTCCGATGGACAGCGCCTTGCTGCAACGCAGTATTGCCACCTACCAGACGGCATATTCACTGTTTAAAAACGGTGGAATGAAGAAGTAA